The genomic interval ACGAAAAGCTTCGCCTTTCCAAGTATGGCCTTCCCTTCCGCGAGGCGGGGGAACACCTCCTCCTCTTTGACCCGGGGGAGAACCCGGTCTTGGTACGGGAGCTTCCCCCGGAAAAACGTCCCTGACGGAGGCGTATGAGGCTTTGGCTTTTGGATCTGGACGACACCCTTCTTGTGGACCACCGGGTGAGCGAGGAGGTGTTGGAAGAGCTGGGTCGGGAAGTGGGGGTGAAAGGGCTTCCCGAGGGGGTGCGGCGGAAGGCGGAGGAGTTCTTCCGGCAGGCTCCCTTCTACCCCTGGGCTGAGGGCATCGGCCACTCGGCCCTGGAGGCCCTTTGGGCCCGTTACTCCACCCCGGGGCTGGAGGCCTTGGGGGAATGGGCCTGGCCCTTTCGGGAAAGGGTCTTCCGGGAGGCCTTAAGGGAGCTGGGCGGTCCTGAGGAGCGCGCCCGGGAGCTGGCGGAGGCCTTTTTTCAGGGGAGGCGCCGCTATCCCCTTTTTCCGGAGGTGCCCGAGTTCCTGGAGGCCTTGCGGGCGAGGGGGGCTAGCCTGGTCCTCCTCACCAACGGGGTGCCGGATCTCCAGCGGGAAAAGCTTTTTGGGGCCGGTCTGGGAGAGGCCTTTGACCTCTTTTTGGTCTCGGGGGAGGTGGGCCTAGGCAAGCCTGACCCCAGGCTCTTCCGCATGGCCCTTTGCGCCTTTGGGGTGGACCCGGAAGAGGCGGTGATGGTGGGGGATAACCCCGGGCGGGACATCAAGGGGGCCCTTTTAGCGGGCATCAAGGCGGTCTTTGTGGACCGGGGGCACCGCCCCAAGGACCCCCGGTATCCCGCCCACCTGGAGGTGCGGGACCTGAGGGAGGCCTTGGTCCTTTTGTGACCTTCTTCCGGGGGCCTGGCCTCCTCTAGGGTAGGCTTGGGGCCATGCACGAGGCCCTGCTTTTCCTCCATAACCTGGTGCGCTGGTTCGTCCTGGCCTTTGGCCTCCTGGCCCTTTGGCGCCCCGGGGCTAAGGAAGGAGCCTTCTTCGCCCACACCCTCACCCTGCAGGTGGGGCTGGGGCTCATCCTGGCCTTCCTTAGCCCCCTCTTCCAAGGGGCCTTGGCCAATCTGGAAGCGGCGATGCAAACCCCAGGCGAGGCCCGCTACTTCGTGGCCGAGCACTGGGTGGGGGGGCTTGTCGCCCTAGGTCTGGCCCACGCCGGGCTTGCCCAGGCCCGGAAGGGAAAACCCCGGGCCCGGCTCTTCTTCGCCTTGGCCTTGGCGCTCGTAATCCTTTCCATTCCCTGGTTCCGGCCCCTTCTTAGGCTTTAGCCCGGGAGCTCGGCTACCCGGAGGAGGAAGGAGGGGAAGGCTAGGGGGGCGATGTGGGCTCCTGGGACCAGGACCTGGACCTCCTGGTAACCCTCAGGGGAGGGGGAGCGAAACACGTGAAGCCGCTTACCCTCCAGGTCCAGCACCCAAAACTCGAGGACCCCATGGCGGGCATATAGGGGTGCTTTGACCTCGAGGTCATAAGCTAAGGAAGCCTCCGCCACGTCAACCAGGAGGAGGATATCTTCGGAGCCGGGGTGCGCTTCCTGGTAGAGGTTAGGCCGTGGCTGCAAGAGGGCCAAGTCCGGCTGGGGCTCGCTGAAAGGGCTAAGGCGCACAGGATCTTGGACGGCGATGAGGCAGACCCCCTCCATCTCTAGGGGCGTGAAGAGGCGGCGAAGGCGCCGCACGGCGGCGGCATGGCGGCTACCGATGGGGCTCATTTCCCAAACCTCCCCTTCCAGAAGCTCTACCCGGTCGTCTTCCCCCAGGAGGCCCGCTTGGGCCATCCGGTGGAACTCCTCCACGGTGAACCGCTTGCGCACGGGGGTCATGGTCTCATCTTAGGGCGGGGGGCTTTCCCCTAGATAGGCCACCGCGGCGTACCCCACCACCCGGCTTGGGTCATGGGAGGCCTCGGCGCTGGTGGCGTAGGCCAGGAGCTTCGGGCGCCACCCCAGGCTCCTGGCCAAGGCGGTGAGGGTGGCCCAGGGAAGGTGGCCGCAGGCCTCCCCTTGGGCCACCCCTTCCACATCCAGGGCCAAGGCCCTTTCCAGGGTCCTTTGATCCCGCTTTCGGGCCACGGGGTCAGGGTGGTAGTGGGAGAGGTCGCTGGAGGCCACCACCAAATCCCCCTCCCTAAGCTCCGGGAGCAGGGCCTCGGCCACCTCCTTTGGGCTTGTTTCCCCGAAGAGAAGGGGCAGGATAGGCGTACCCGGCAAGGCCACTTGGAGGAAGGGGAGGAGGACCTCGAGGCTATGCTCCTCCAAGAAGGGCTCCTCGTAGGTTAAAAAGGGCGGGCCCTTCTCCATAAGCCTTCTTCCCCCTTCCAGGTCCACCGCCACCTCCCCCAAGGGGGTGGCCCAGGCGCGGTAAGGGTAGAAGGCCACGCCGAAAAAGGGCACAAAATGGCTGGGCCCCAGGAGGAATACCCTCCCCGCCCTTCCCTGCCAGGCGGAAAGGGTCCTAAAGCCCTCCGCCGCCACCCTTCCCGAGTAAACATAGCCGGCATGGGGGGAAAGAAGGCCCCTTATCCCCGGGTCAGGGGAGGACCGGGCTCTTTGTAGAAGCCCCTCCACCTCCTGCCTTAGGCGTTCCGCCTCCTTGGGGTAGAAGTAGCCGGCCACCGCCGGCGGCCTCACCAGGTCCATACCCCAGGAATCCCCCTCCCGCACCCCGGGCAGACCCCCGGGACCTCCCAAAGGGGCTCCACCCGAAAGCCGAGGCGGCGGATGAGGAGCCTGCCGCAGTCCGGGCAACGAGTGGAGCTTCGCTCCTCGTCCAGGACGTTGCCCACGTACACAAACTTAAGCCCTTCCTCCTTGGCGATCTCGTAGGCCCGCACCAGGGTGGTGTGCCGGGTGGGCCTCAGGTCCAGCATGCGGTAGTCGGGATGGGCGGCGGTGAGGTGCCAGGGGATTTCGGGGGAAAGCCCCTTGAGGAATCGGGCCATGGCCCGCACCTCCTCGGGGGCGTCGTTGTAGCCCTCCAGGAGGAGGGTGGTCACCTCCACCCAGACCCCTTGGGCCATCAGGTGCTCGAGGCTCTCCAAAACCGGCTTGAGCCGGGCCCCACAGATCTTCCGGTAGAACGCCTCCGTGAAGCCCTTCAGGTCCACGTTGGCGGCATCCAGATAGGGCCGGATGTAGTCCCAGGCCTCCTTGGTTTCAAAGCCGCTGGTGACGAAGACGTTTTTCATGCCCCGTTCCTTGGCGAGCCGTGCGGTGTCGTGGGCGTACTCAATCCAGACGGCGGGCTCGTTGTAGGTGTAGGCGATTAGCCGCACCCCCAGGGCCTCGGCCTCCTCTACGATGGCCTCCGGGGGCCAGTCCTCCCCGATGGGCCGGTCCAGGTAGCCTTCCTCCGTTACCTTGAACTCCCGGAACTGGGAGATCTGCCAGTTCTGGCAAAAGGCGCAGAAGAGGTTGCACCCCACGGTGCCCAGGGAAAGGATTCCCTCCCCGGGGTGGAAGTGGTAAAGGGGCTTCTTCTCCACCGGGTCCAGGTGAAGGGCGGCCGCCTTGCCGTAGGTCACCAGGTACAGCCTGCCCCCGAAGTTGCGCCTAACCCCGCATTTGCCTGCCTGTCCTGGGGCGATGGCGCAAAAGTGGGCGCAGGCCCGGCACTGCACGTACCCCTTGGGTAGGGGGCGTTTCAGGTCCGCTTCCCTGAGGGTAGCCGTCAGCGTCATTTCATACGCTTCTCATCCCATGATACCACGTTAGGGCTTTAGACTGAATCCGTGCCGCCTTTTCCCCCCAGGGAGGAAAGGGACTTTGCCTCCCTCGTTCCCAAGGAGGTGCTCCGCCGGGGGCTGGCCTACTACCAGGAGGGCCGGGTGCTTAGGGTCTTCCGTGTGGGGGAGAGGATTGTGGGCCTGGTGCAGGGTTCGGCGGAGGTGCCTTACCAGGTGGAGGTGGGACCTGGGCTTGTGGGCCGGTGCACCTGCCCCTATCCCGATTTTCCCTGCAAGCATGCGGCGGCGCTTCTTTATGCCTACGTGGAGGGAAGGGTACCCGACCTTGCGCCCCTTATAGAGGCCCTAACGCCCGATGAGGCCAAGGACCTTTTGCAAAGGCTCGCCCAGATTCCCGAGGTGGCCTTTTATCTGGCGGAGGCCTTAGCCCCAGGGAGGGCCTTTATGGAGGGGGTAAGGCACCTGCGCCGGGCCTTCCGGATGGGGGGAGGGGAGGCGGAGGCTAAGGCCCTCCTCCTGCGCCTGGACCGGGTGGGAAGGGAGGAGGTGGAGGCCTATCTGGAGGTGCTGCTGGAAGCCCCCTTTGACCCGGAGCCCTATCTGAAAGCGGCCTTGGAGCGCTATCTGGCCCTTTCCCCTAGGCTTTCCTTCCTCCTTGGCCTTTACCTGAAACACCCTTCTGAGGCTTTGCGGGAGGCCTTCTTACGGGCGGGAGAGAGGGAGGCGGAGGAAGCCCTCCGCCTTCTAAGGGGGCAGGATGCTTGGGGGCTGAAGCGGGGGCTTAGGGCCGAGCTTCTCTTCCACCTGGGGTGGGTGGAGGAGGGGCTTGCCGCCTTGCGGGAGGGGCTTGAGGGGGTGGAGGACTACCTCCATCTGGTGAACCGGCTCCTCTCCTTGGGGCGGTTGGCGGAGGCCCTAAAGTATGCGGAGGAGGCCCGGGACTGGTTCGGCAAGGACCCCAGGCTCCTGCCCCTTTTGGACCTTTTGGTGGCCCACCGGGGGTTTCCTGAGGATCACAGGGCCCGGTTTGGGGTCCAGCCGAACCTCGAGGACTACCTGGCCTTGAAGGCCAAGCTGGGCCGGGAGTTTTTTGCGGAGCGGAAGGCCCTTCTGCGCCGGGTGCAAGACCCGGCCCTCCTGGCCCGCATCCACCTCTTGGAGGAGGACTGGAAGGCCCTGGACCGCCTGTTGAAGAGCACCCCGCCGGAGGCCTACCCCCGCCTGGCGGAGGCCCTGGAGGAAGGGCTTCCCGAGGAGGCCAAGAGGCTTTACCGGGAGGCGGCCAGGCTCCAGGTGGCCCAGGGAACCCGCAAGGCTTACCAGGAGGCGGCAAGACTCCTCCTGCGCCTTTCCCGCTTGGACCCCA from Thermus caldifontis carries:
- a CDS encoding HAD family hydrolase: MRLWLLDLDDTLLVDHRVSEEVLEELGREVGVKGLPEGVRRKAEEFFRQAPFYPWAEGIGHSALEALWARYSTPGLEALGEWAWPFRERVFREALRELGGPEERARELAEAFFQGRRRYPLFPEVPEFLEALRARGASLVLLTNGVPDLQREKLFGAGLGEAFDLFLVSGEVGLGKPDPRLFRMALCAFGVDPEEAVMVGDNPGRDIKGALLAGIKAVFVDRGHRPKDPRYPAHLEVRDLREALVLL
- a CDS encoding Uma2 family endonuclease, which encodes MTPVRKRFTVEEFHRMAQAGLLGEDDRVELLEGEVWEMSPIGSRHAAAVRRLRRLFTPLEMEGVCLIAVQDPVRLSPFSEPQPDLALLQPRPNLYQEAHPGSEDILLLVDVAEASLAYDLEVKAPLYARHGVLEFWVLDLEGKRLHVFRSPSPEGYQEVQVLVPGAHIAPLAFPSFLLRVAELPG
- the amrB gene encoding AmmeMemoRadiSam system protein B gives rise to the protein MDLVRPPAVAGYFYPKEAERLRQEVEGLLQRARSSPDPGIRGLLSPHAGYVYSGRVAAEGFRTLSAWQGRAGRVFLLGPSHFVPFFGVAFYPYRAWATPLGEVAVDLEGGRRLMEKGPPFLTYEEPFLEEHSLEVLLPFLQVALPGTPILPLLFGETSPKEVAEALLPELREGDLVVASSDLSHYHPDPVARKRDQRTLERALALDVEGVAQGEACGHLPWATLTALARSLGWRPKLLAYATSAEASHDPSRVVGYAAVAYLGESPPP
- the amrS gene encoding AmmeMemoRadiSam system radical SAM enzyme — encoded protein: MTLTATLREADLKRPLPKGYVQCRACAHFCAIAPGQAGKCGVRRNFGGRLYLVTYGKAAALHLDPVEKKPLYHFHPGEGILSLGTVGCNLFCAFCQNWQISQFREFKVTEEGYLDRPIGEDWPPEAIVEEAEALGVRLIAYTYNEPAVWIEYAHDTARLAKERGMKNVFVTSGFETKEAWDYIRPYLDAANVDLKGFTEAFYRKICGARLKPVLESLEHLMAQGVWVEVTTLLLEGYNDAPEEVRAMARFLKGLSPEIPWHLTAAHPDYRMLDLRPTRHTTLVRAYEIAKEEGLKFVYVGNVLDEERSSTRCPDCGRLLIRRLGFRVEPLWEVPGVCPGCGRGIPGVWTW
- a CDS encoding SWIM zinc finger family protein, whose translation is MPPFPPREERDFASLVPKEVLRRGLAYYQEGRVLRVFRVGERIVGLVQGSAEVPYQVEVGPGLVGRCTCPYPDFPCKHAAALLYAYVEGRVPDLAPLIEALTPDEAKDLLQRLAQIPEVAFYLAEALAPGRAFMEGVRHLRRAFRMGGGEAEAKALLLRLDRVGREEVEAYLEVLLEAPFDPEPYLKAALERYLALSPRLSFLLGLYLKHPSEALREAFLRAGEREAEEALRLLRGQDAWGLKRGLRAELLFHLGWVEEGLAALREGLEGVEDYLHLVNRLLSLGRLAEALKYAEEARDWFGKDPRLLPLLDLLVAHRGFPEDHRARFGVQPNLEDYLALKAKLGREFFAERKALLRRVQDPALLARIHLLEEDWKALDRLLKSTPPEAYPRLAEALEEGLPEEAKRLYREAARLQVAQGTRKAYQEAARLLLRLSRLDPKAGKEEALAMVLAYPRRPALREELAPLLD